The Streptomyces sp. HUAS MG91 sequence GGTGGAGGCGGACGGCGAGCGAGCGCCCCGCGGCGACCGGGAGGAACGCGGTGAGACGGTGGCCGCCGGGCGCCGCCTGGACGAGCACCTGTTCCAGGGCCGCGGCGGCGGGCCTGCGGTGCCGGGCGCCGTAGTACCCGGCGCGGCCGCGCGCGGCGAGCGCCCCGGCGAGCAGCATCCGCCGGGCGGCCGAGCGCAGTTGCTCCTCGACGACCCAGGCGGAGGCGCCCGCGGGACCAGCGGGTGGTACATCGCGCCACCAGCGGATCTCGTCGCTGGGCACCGCGAGCGCGACCAGCACCTCGCGGGCGTCCGGCGTCCCGCTGCGCTCCAGGGCGACCAGCACCTCGCCGAGCAGCTCCTCGGCGTCGGGGAAGGCCAGGCTGTCGGGCACGAGCAGGCTCGTCCGGGTGCCGGGGCCCGGCAGCGTCCAGCGGGTGTAGCGGCCGGCGGCGCCGCCGCGCCGCTCCCAGCCGTGCCGGTCGAGCAGGGCGCCGAGCACGGCGGGGTCGACCTGCCCCGGCTCGGGCCCGGCCGGCTCCGGAGGGTGGGCGCGGGCCGTGCCGATCGGACGCAACGGACGCACGGGGGCGTCGATCGGGCGGTGCTGCATCTCGAACTCCCTTCGTGCCGGGCGAAGTCGCCCGGTCAGGGCCGCCCGCCCGTCCCGACCCGGGTCATGATCTCGCACAGGGCGCGGTCGTCGAAGATCCGCGCGGTCGGGATGCGGACGGTGGTCCTGCGCCTGCCGGTGACCGGGTGTCCGGCGAGGTTGGTCCAGTAACAGCAGTGCCGCAGGTCGAGCCGGTCGTGGCTGGCGCGCAGCCAGTCGTCCTGGGAGCGCGGCACGAGCATCACGACGAGGATCTTGTGCACCGAGACCGGGGTCCGGGCGAGCTTCTCCAGATGGGGGTTGTCGAGCGTGAAGGAGAAGGACGGGCCCGGTGGGTTCGGCGCGATCTGATACGTCGCTTTGAGCTGCACCTTGATGGTGACTTCGTCGTCGACCGTGTGCCCGGGGGCGCTGTGGCTGACGTGCCAGTCGATGCCGTTGTCGGGAAAGGGCTGCGAGAGCGAGCACCCCGCGGCCGCGGCGACGGCGTGCAGATAGCCCACCTGAAGTGTCTCCATGCAGGCGGTGGTGGCGAGTGTGCCGCGCGACGGTGCGAACCGCTCGGGCAGCAGCCCGCCCTGTTCGGGCCGCGCGAGCGCCATGGTCCAACTGGCCTTTCGGAAGGGTGAATCCCCGCTGAGATCAAGAGTTTGATCAAGCCCGAGTCAATGGCACCCCGCTGAACTGCCATGACTCGTATCTGTGTTGTCACCGCTCGGCGTACGACGCAAACAGCCCGGGTATCACCGAATCGGGCAGGGGACCATACGTCGACATGACGTCATCTGCCGTACGTGAAGAAGGAGTTGATGGCACATGACGTGCTGGTACGAAGGCCCCCTCGCGGCCTTCGACACGGAGACCACGGGTGTGGACGTGGAGAGCGACCGCATCGTGTCGGCGGCGCTCGTGGTGCAGGACGTCGCGGGCTCGCGTCCGCGGGTGTCCCGGTGGCTGGTCAATCCGGGGGTGCCGGTGCCGCCCGGAGCGACGGAGATACACGGCCTGACGGACGAGCATCTGCAGCGCAACGGCCGCTGGCCGGCGCCGGTGATGGAGGAGATGGGCCGCGCCCTCGCCGAGCAGGCGGCGGCCGGACGTCCGCTCGTGGTGATGAACGCCCCCTTCGATCTGACGCTGCTGGACCGGGAGTTGAAGCGCCATCGCGCCTCGTCCCTGGTCCGGTACCTGGAGAACCGTCCGCTCTGCGTGCTCGATCCGCGGGTCCTGGACAAGCACCTGGACCGCTACCGCAAGGGCCGCCGCACCCTGACGGATCTGTGCGCGCACTACGAGGTCGAGCTGGCGGAGGCGCACGACGCGGCGGCCGACGCCCAGGCGGCGCTGGATGTGGTGCGCGCGGTGGGCCGCCGGTTCGCGGCCCGTCTCGAACGCCTCTCCCCCGCCGAACTCCACACCCTCCAGGCGGTCTGGCACGCGGCCCAGGCGCGCGGCCTCCAGGCCTGGTTCGCCCGCTCGGGCACCCCGGAGACGGTGGATCCCGCCTGGCCGCTGCGTCCGGAACTGCCGGCCGCGGCCTGATCCCGGCTCGTCCCCGTCGGCCGGATCCCTGGCACAGCCATGCCCGCGGACAGCAAAAAACCGGCCCGCCGAATCGGCGGACCGGTCATTCTCGGGTGGGCGATACTGGGTTCGAACCAGTGACCTCTTCGGTGTGAACGAAGCGCTCTCCCACTGAGCTAATCGCCCGGGAACGAGTTGAACAATACAGGTCGCGACGCCCTGTGTTCAAACCGGTCGCAGAAGGGCGGTCAGACCGCGCCGCCCGCCGCGCATCATCCATGCGTGATTGGCGAGGAAGACGGGCCGCCCGGGTACGGCGAGGCGCCGCATCAGGGGTCTGCGCACCTCCACCTCCTGTTCGTAGACGGCCCGCGTGCCGCCGAAGGGGCGGGCCCGCAGCGTCCACCGCGCCCACCCGTCGAGGTCCCCGCTCATCGCGATCTCCAGGACCCCGCCGGCCGGGTCGCGGCGCCGCTCGCGGGCCACGACTCTCAGCTCGTACGGCAGGAAGGACCGGAACACGGCGACGCCGCTGGTGTCGTCCAGCGGCGTCACCGACCGCACCTGCGGCCACCACGCCGAATACTCGTCGGCCTTCTCCAGGACGGCGAACACGGCGGCGGGCGGCCCGGGGAGGAGCCAGACACTGCGGAAGCGGTAACGGTTCCAGTCCATGAGCCGAGTCTGCCGGGATCAGGACATTTTGTCCCCGAGCAGGACGAGGTTGTCGATGACGGCGAGCCCGTAGAGGGCGGTGCCGTCGGCGAAGACCCACTGTCAGATGCTCAGGGCGACCAGGGCGTAGACCACGTAGCCCGGATTGCCGATCCGGCCGCCGACGTCGAGCCCGGAAATCCTCTGCTTACGGTCCACCACGGCATCGTCCGAGAACAGGGCCCGCCATACGAAGCCGACCGGCACGCTCGCCCCGATCAGCGAGGGCAGGCAGAAGGCGGCCCGGTAGAGGCCCTGCCCGCGCCGCTGGTGGGCGGACCAGCCGCGCTTGAGGCCGTCCGGCCGCCACCGCGTCGGATCGTCCTCGGTGAAGCCGAACTCGGGCGAGATCCCTGCCTTCTTGACGACGTCGAGGTCGATGACGAGCGACATGGTGGCGGCGCCGACCGGAATCCCGATCTGCTTGCCGTCGTCCACCTGACCGGCTGTCAGCACGCCGTTCCGGAAGTTCTTCGGGCTCGGATTCCCGGCGTCCGCCCGGGACTTGAGGTCCATCAGCACACCGCGTTTGTCGTACTTGCGGCGGAACACGACCGAATTCTGGAATACATACGGCGGATTGCCGCCGAAGGCCTGCGTCCGGAACTTCTCCCAGAAAGCCTCGTAATCGGTGAATTCGGGCTTGATCTCGACCTTCGGATACTTCATCTCGAAGAGTTCGACGGCCTTCCGGATGGCGACCACCCACGGCTCGCCGCCCCATCAGGCGTACCGGAGCTCCACCGACCCGCCGCCGCTCCCTCCGCGGCCGGCACACGGAAACACCGAGGGCCCCGGAGACTGATGTCTCCGGGGCCCTCGGTTCCGGGTGGGCGATACTGGGTTCGAACCAGTGACCTCTTCGGTGTGAACGAAGCGCTCTCCCACTGAGCTAATCGCCCGGGCGCAGGAAGAACATTACCCCAAGTCAGGGGCTCCCTGGACCACCCGGCGCCGCCCCGGACCGGCATCGGGCCGGCGCCGGGTCACTGCTTGATGTTCCACGGCATCTCCAGCCCGAACTTCCACACGTAGATCCCCACCAGCACGGCGATGATCACCAGGCCGACGGTGGTCAGGATGATGTTCCGCCGCCGCACCTTCGGATCGAGCGCCTTCTGCGTGGCCTCCGTGACCTTGCGCTTCGTCCAGCGCAGCACCAGCTGCGCCCAGACGAACTCGGTCGCCCAGATCGCCATGCCTCCGAAGATCACCAGCCAGCCGGGTCCCGGCAGCGGCAGCATGATGATGCCCGCGACCACCACCGCGAGCCCCACCACGAAGACACCGACCTGCCAGCTCAGGTGCAGCGCCCGGCGCGCCTGGACGAACTCCGGCGCCCGCGAGCCCAGCGGCTTCGCCCCCGACCCGGATCCGGTCTCGTCGGTCGCGGCGGCCGGACCGCCCGCTTCGTCACTCCCCGTATTCATACAGCCAAACCTACCGGATTGATTCACGTCACTGGAATGGCCGTTCCCCCACAAGAAAGACTCCGCCGTACGAGCTACCTAAAGACGTTCAAAACCCTCAGAGGGGTTTACAACGGCACCGTAGGTGGCATGTCGATTTCGCCGACGTGCGAATCCCCGAGCGCACACTGAGCGAAAGGCCCTGGCGCTTATGAACACCACGGTCAGCTGCGAGCTGCACCTGCGCCTCGTTGTGTCGAGCGAGTCCTCACTGCCTGTACCCGCAGGACTGCGGTATGACACGGCCGATCCGTATGCCGTGCACGCCACCTTCCACACCGGAGCCGAGGAGACCGTCGAGTGGGTTTTCGCCCGCGATCTCCTCGCCGAAGGCCTTCACCGGCCGACCGGCACCGGAGACGTCCGAGTCTGGCCGTCCCGCAGCCACGGTCAGGGCGTTGTCTGCATCGCCCTGAGCTCTCCCGAGGGTGAGGCCCTGCTCGAAGCCCCGGCGCGGGCCCTCGAGTCCTTCCTGAAGCGGACCGACGCCGCCGTGCCACCCGGCACGGAGCATCGCCACTTCGATCTCGACCAGGAGCTGTCGCACATCCTCGCGGAGAGCTAGTCGCGAGACAGCCCCCGCGCCGGCATCCAGCCGGCGTCAGGCAGTGCGAGGGCGCCCCGTGCCGTCCACTCGGGGAGACGGCACGGGTTCAAGCACAGCAGGACAGCACGAGAGCACCACAGCAGGACAACCGCATAGGGCAGACGGCCGAGCCGCCGCCGCGGGAGCTCCCGCGGCGGCGGCTCGGCTGCGCTCCGGGCCCCGTGGACAGGTACAGGCGCTAGGCTCGGCCAGCATCGGCGGGCGCAGGCCCGACCCCCAGGCCAGGGAGCGAATCGTGCTGATCACCCACGACACCCGGTGTGCCCTCGACACCGTGGTGGATCTGGTGAACACCGCACCGGACGACGCCGCCGGCACGGCCGACCGTCTCACCGATGTCACCGCGCTCGAAGCCTTCGTACGAAAGAACGAGATCAGCGACGTGGGGACGATCGCGGAGCGTGACCTCCTCGCGGTGCGCACGGTGCGCGACCGGTTCGCCGGCGTCTTCGCCGCGCCTGACCCGCGCGCCGCGGCGGAGCTGATCAACGACCTGATCGCCGCCGCCGGCACCACTCCGCGCCTGACCGACCACGACGGCTACGACTGGCACGTGCACTACTTCGCGCCCGGTGCGTCCGTCGCGGACCACCTGGCGGCCGACTGCGGAATGGCCCTGGCCTTCTTCGTGGTCGCCGGGGAACAGGAGCGGTTGCGGCGCTGTGACGCTCCGGACTGCCGGCACGCGTTCGTCGATCTCTCCCGCAACCGCTCGCGCCGCTACTGCGACAGCCGCACCTGCGGGAACCGGCTGCACGTGGCCGCGTACCGGGCGCGCCGCAAGGAGGCCGCGGGCTGAGCCCGGGCAGGGGGCCGCTCACAGCAGCAGCAGGTCGTGCAGCGCGGCCAGCAGGAGCAGACAGCCGATCACCGAGAGGAAGATCATCAGTGGTGGCTGGGAGAGCGCGAAGAGGCAGCCGCGCCGTGTGTCGGGGTTCGGTGTCACGGGGACGGGTGGCGGGGCCTCCCGGTCCTTCTCTGCGTTCAGCTGTTCGGCCAGCTGCGGTGTGTCCAGCATCTCGTCGTGATGATGACGCAGGCCGAGGGCGCCGTGGGGTCAACTTGCCCGGTATCACCGGCAGTTCGCCGGATCTTGTGACCACACACACGATCATCTGAACGAATATGCGACGCCTGTCGTACGTGCGTTCAGGCACCGCGGTTCAGATGCCGTGGTTCAGATGCCGTGCTTCTTCAGGATCGCCTCGATGTCGCTGAAGTCGTCGGCCGCGCCGGACCGCGCCGTCGGCTTCGGCTGCGCGACGGGGGCGGTGCGGGTGGCAGGGCCGAGCGAGGGGGCCGACGCGTCCGGGGCGACCGCCCCGCGCCGCTCCGCCCTGGCGGCCGCCCTGCGCTCCTTGCGGGTACCGCCCGAGCGGCGCTCGACGGCCCTGGTCCCCATGAACATCAGCCAGGCAGCGCCGAGCACGCCGAACCCGGCCCACGCGGTCGGGCTGAACGCCGTGTCCACCACCCACTGCACCGCGCCGGTCATCACCAGGCCCAGCGGTACGAGGGAGTAGGCGGCCAGCCGGGCGGCCGCGAGGAAGCGCTTGCGGTACGCGGTGACCGCGGCGATGCCCAGGCCCGCCACGGACACGGCGGAGCAGACGGTCTCGGCTATCATCCGGTCCTCCTGAGCTCGGGCAATCGGTCGCATCGGGGCGGTTCGCCCCTTCCATCCTGCACCGTCCCCGGGGCCCGGGGCCACGGCCGGGACGGACCTCAGGGAGATCTCCGGGTCGCTTCTCCTCCGCAGGTTCAGGTTGGGCCCCCGCGCCCGGCCTGGGAGACTGAGCCCATGAACGCCTCGAACCCGGCCCCCATCCTCGACGTGTGGTGCGAGCTCCAGTGCCCGGACTGCCGCACGGCCCTGGACGACGTACGCGCCCTGCGCGAGCGCTACGGCGACCGCCTCCAGATCCGGCTGCGGCACTTCCCGCTCGACAAGCACCCTTACTCCTTCGCCGGGGCGCAGGCCGCCGAGGAGGCGTTCGTACAGGGCAAGGGGTGGCCGTACGTGGAGGCCGTGCTCGCCCGGGTCGAGGAGTTCGCCGCGAAGGGCGAGCCGTTCCTCGTCGAGGTCGCGGGTGAACTCGGCATGGACGCCGAGGAGTTCGACACCGCGCTGATCGACGGCCGGCACATCCTGATCGTCGACGCCGACCAGGCCGAGGGCAAGGTCATCGGCGTGAAGGGCACCCCGACCTACGAGATCGACGGCAAGCTGCTGGACGGCAGTCAGAACCAGGCGGGCCTGCGGGCGCAGATCGAGGCGATCGCGGACGGGCTGCTCGGGGAGTAGTCAGAGCAGCTGCTTGTAGAGGTGGTGGCGGGTCGGCGTGTAGCCGAGCGACTCGTACAGCCGCAGGGCCGGGATGTTGTCCGCGAAGACGTTGAGGCCGATCCGGGTGGCGCCCGCGGCGATCGCGTCGGCCTCGGCGTACCGCATCAGGGCCCGGCCGTGGCCACGGCCCCGGTGGTCGGCGGCCACCTCGACGTCGTAGATGTACGCGCCGTCGGAGCGCTGGGCCACCCACAGCGTGCCGACCGTCTCTCCGTGGTGCTCCAGGACGCTGATCAGGACGTCCGGGGTCCCGATGCCGTCGGGGAGCAGCGCCGCGTGGTCGCGCTCGGACTTCTCCCGGGCGTCGCGCTCGGTGGCGCCGCGCTCGACGACGGTGCGCTCGTAGCGCGCCTTCTCACTGGTCAGCCACGGCCCGTACTCCGCCTCCGTCATCCGGCGGCCCGTGCTGCCCGGCGGGAGGGCGGGGGGCTGCCGCGGCAGGGGCTTGGCCATGTTCCGATTGCGCTCCACATAGCCGAGCGCGCCGGCGAGCCGCAGCAGAGCCGCCTGGTCCGCGGGGACGGTCGCCTCGACGCGGCGGCAGTTCCAGCCGCGGGCCACTTCCTCGGCGGCCAGCGCGGCGACGGTGGCACGGCCGCGCCCCCTGTCCGGTTCGTCGATGCGCAGATCGAGGATCTGGGCGACGGACGGGCCGAAGGCGGGGTGCGTGGCGAGGTGGAGGGTGCCCACGGGCCGGCTGTTCACGCACACCGCGAAGCGGCGTGAACGATTCCCCTCGGCGGTGCGCTGAAGCGGCTCGGTCGGCCGCAGGGTCGTGGTCATCACCGGTGTTGTACCCATCCGCGCCGACGGAGCGACAGCCGTTTTACCGGGCGCTCACGGATCGATGCCGTCCGCGGCACGCTCGTCCCACACCCGCATCGCCTTGGCGGTGACAGGGCCCGGCGCGCCCGGCAGCTCCCGGTCGTCGACCCGGTGCACGGCCTGGATGTCGCGCAGCGTCGAGGTCAGGAACACCTCGTCGGCCTCGGCGAGCACCGACACCGGCAGCTCGGTCTCCCGGGCGCCCGTCCACTCGACGGCGAGGGCGCGTGTGATGCCCGCCAGGCAGCCGGAGGCGACCGGCGGGGTGTGGATCTCGCCGTCGAGGACGACGAACACATTGGAGCCCGTGCCCTCGCACAGCTGCCCCACGGTGTTCGCGAACAGCGCCTCGGAAGCGCCGAGTTCACGGGCGCGGGCGAGCGCCACGACGTTCTCCGCGTACGAGGTGGTCTTCAGGCCCGCGAGAGCGCTCCGCTCGTTCCTGGTCCACGGCACGGTGATCACGGCGGTGGTGTCGGGGCGCCGGGCGGCCTCGCCGAGCGCCACGACGAGCGTCGTGCCCGCCTCTCCGCGGTCCGAGCCGAGTGGCGAGAGGCCGCCGGTGTACGTGATCCGCAGCCGGCCCAGCGGCAGCGGGTTGGCCGCGAGCACGGCGTCGCAGGCCCGGCGCACCTCGTCGAGGTCCGGCTCGGGCAGCCCGAGGCCGCGCGCGGAGCGGGTGAGCCGGTCGAGGTGCCGGGTGAGCGCGAACGGTGTGCCGTCGACCGACTTCACCGTCTCGAAGATGCCGTCGCCCACGGTGAGCCCGTGGTCGAAGACGGAGACGCGCGCCTCCTCGGTGTCCTGCAGTCGGCCGTCGAGCCAGATCTTCACTGGGGTCCCTCCACTGTGCCCGGATCTGTCCGGCCACTATGCGTCCGCGTACGTGCCCGACGCTACCGCGAGCAGTCGCGCCGCCTTCAGCTCGGTCTCCCGCCACTCCCCCTCGGGGTCGGAGCCCCAGGTGATGCCGGCGCCGGTGCCGAAGCGCAGCATGCCCGCGGCGCGGTCGATCCAGAACGTGCGGATCCCGACGGCCAGTTCCCCGGTCCCCCGGTCGGCGTCGACCCAGCCGATCCCGCCGCAGTAGGGGCCGCGCGGTGCCGTCTCCAGCGCGTCGATGATCCGCAGCGCGCTGGACTTGGGGGCGCCGGTGACGGAGCCGGGCGGGAAGGTGCCCGCGAGCAGTTCGGGCCAGCCGGCGCCCTCGCGCAGCTCGCCGCGGACCGTGGAGACGAGGTGGACGAGGCCCGGGTGCTTCTCCACCGCGCACAGGTCGGGCACGGAGACCGTGCCCGTGGCGCAGACGATCCCCAGGTCGTTGCGGACCAGGTCCACGATCATCACGTTCTCGGCGTAGTCCTTCTCCAGGAGATCGGCCTCGGTGCGGCCGGTGCCCTTGATGGGGCCGGACTCCACGACCGGGCCCCGGCGGCGCAGGAACAGCTCGGGCGAGGCGGTCGCGATCTCCACGCCCTGGCCGGGGAGCCGGATCGTGCCCGCGTACGGCGCAGGGTTCCCGCGCGCGAGGAGAGCGGTGAGGGCGTCGACGTCGGCGTCCGGCGCCACCGGCGCGGACAGCACGCGGCAGAGATTGGCCTGGTACACCTCGCCGGCCGCGATGTGGTCGCGTATGCGGCGCACCCCCGCCGTGTACGCGGCGTGGTCGAGGGAGGACACCCAGTCCGCCGCGGCGGGTCCGCGCCAGGCGCCCGGCCGCGGCGCGGGCACCGGTTCCCTGCGCACCTCGCCGAAGCGGGCGCAGACCAGGCGCCCCTCGAAGTCCGCGGAGACCGCCCAGAAACCGGCCGAGTCCAGGGCCGCGGGATCGTCGGTGACGTCGAGGAGGTCGGTCGCGAGGAGGTCGCCGAAGCGGGCGAGGGGAGACAGCGAGGGGGAACCGTGCACGGTTTCGAGTCTATGGCGGGTGTCCGGCCGGTGACCTGGGGTGGAGGTCCGGTGGTCGGTCGGGTGGTCATACCGGTGATCACCACGGGGCCGCACCGCAGCACGCTGCGCAAACGCGTTTTGGACCTCCCCAGGGAATCCGCTAGAGTTCAACACGTCGCCGGGACGCGGAAGCGAAACGGAAAGACACGCGAACGTAGCTCAGTTGGTAGAGCGCAACCTTGCCAAGGTTGAGGTCGCCGGTTCGAACCCGGTCGTTCGCTCAGGATGTGGGGGATCTTCCCGAACCCCTACGCTCCTGGTGGAGTGGCCGAGAGGCGAGGCAACGGCCTGCAAAGCCGTCTACACGGGTTCAAATCCCGTCTCCACCTCCATGCGCGATTAGCTCAGCGGGAGAGCGCTTCCCTGACACGGAAGAGGTCACTGGTTCAATCCCAGTATCGCGCACTGGATCTTCGGACTCCGGTTCGTATCTGATCCGTCCCGCGCGATTAGCTCAGCGGGAGAGCGCTTCCCTGACACGGAAGAGGTCACTGGTTCAATCCCAGTATCGCGCACGCAGCACCTGGCAGTACCCGGCAGTACCCCTCGCGGAGCCTGATAGAGTCTGGCCCGTCCCGCGCGATTAGCTCAGCGGGAGAGCGCTTCCCTGACACGGAAGAGGTCACTGGTTCAATCCCAGTATCGCGCACCAGCAAGAAGCCCCCGGTCCTCGTGGCCGGGGGCTTCTTCGTGCGGTCAGGGCTCAGTGTGCTCAGGAGGAGAAGAGCATCCGGCCGAAGCTCCGCTGGTGGTGGCCGTGGTGCCCGTGGTGGCCGCCGTGGTGCGGAGCGCCCCAGGCCGGTGCCGGGGCGGCGGGATAGGCCTGTGGGGCGGGCGGGGCCAGCGGGGCCTGCTGCTGCCACTGGGACTCCAGGCGGGTCAGCGACTCCAGCTCGCCGTAGTCCAGGAATATCCCGCGGCAACCGCTGCACTGCTCGATCTGGACGCCATTGCGGTTGTAGGTGTGCATCGGTGCGTGGCACTTGGGACACTGCATGGTCGGCTCAACTCCTCGCCGGTCGGTGCTGCTTCGCCGGAACACTTCCCGGCTTCCGTCCCCCGCACCCTACTTGGCCGGATCGGGACCCAACTGGGGCGGCACCGATGCCATTCGGGCACACGCGTCGACGACCGCCTCCTCCACCTCGTCGAGCACCCGTTCCGCCCTGGTGGCCTTCGCCACGGCGAGCGCGGCGGTCTGCACGGTGAGCGCGCGGGCCGGTGCGTCCAGGGCGGGCCAGGGGTCGTCGACGCTCAGTTCCTTCGCGCCGCCCGCGCGTTGGTAGGCGGACAGGAAGCGCGCCCAGTCCTCGGCGGGCAGCAGGCCGCAGGCGAACCAGGCGGCGGGGCGGGCCAAGTCCCACGCGGGGTCGCCGAGTCCGAGGTCGTCGATGTCGATGAGGAGCCAGCCGGCCGGGGCGGTCGGACGGCGGACGAGCTGGCCGAGGTGGAGGTCGCCGTGGCAGAGCGCGCGAGCGTGGTCGTACGGGGCCTCGGCGCGCGCCCAGGGCGGCAGGGTGCGCCAGGCGGCGAGGATCGGTGCGGCGGCCGGGTGGCCGGGGGCCGCGGCGCGCAGCCGGGCCAGGGCGGCGGCCGCCTTGTGCGGGCCCCGCATCGCGGGCAGGCCGGCCGGCAGCCGGTGCTCGGGGACGGTGTGGAGGCGGGCGAGCAGGGTGCCCACGGCCTCCCACGGGGCGCGTTCGGGATGGTCCGGGTCGACCGGGGTGCCGTACGGCCAGAACGTGACCGGGCGGTCGTGCAGGAGCGACGCGGTGAGGTGCAGCGGCGGCAGGAGTACGCCGGCCAGGGCGGGGTGCGCGGCCACGGCGAGCCGGCGGTCGAGGTCGGCGGGGTCCGTGCCGGGCCCGTGGGCCTTCGCGACGGTGTCGCCGTGCCGGACGACGGCGCCGTCGGGGCGGTCCGCGAGCGTGGCCGCGCCGCAGACGCATGCGATGCCGATGGGGTGGGCAGCCGTCCGGGCCCTGGCGCGCAGCTCGGGAAGGATGGGCGTGGAGGTGGTCACGGGATCCCTCGGGTGTGGTGCGTGGTCGCGCCGAGCCTACGGCGCCCCGGCGCCGCCCGTGGCTGCTGTGAACGGGATCCGGAAAACCGGACGGGCCGTCCGGAAAAGCAATACTGCGCGCAGCTCCCCAGCTGCGCGCAGTATTTGTGCCGTCCGCCGCACCCCCGTCCCCACGGGGTTTCATGGCCGGATGTCCCCGCCCGGACCGCTCTTCCGGGTCTGGAGGCGCCGCTCAGCGCCCCAGCATCACGCCCACGGACGACGCCTGTGTGACCATCGCGTCCCAGCCGCCGAAGACGACGACGAGCAGGGCAGCGAGGGGGAGGACCATGGCCGTGGCCACCAGCGGGTGGCGCCGGCCGGTGGTGGGGCCGCCGAACAGGCCGGCCCGGCCCATTCGCGTACGGAACGCAGTCGTCCGCGATGCCGTGTCCGCCATGGCCCTGTCCTCTCCCGGTCGAGATCCAGTTGTCCTGTGTGGTTGGCAGCGGCGGGCACCTGACCTCGGGGGACGAGTGCTGGACCCGCCGCTTGACCTCAAATCTACGGTCGACGCGGATCCCCGGCGTCATGCCCTCGTACCGATTGCCGGGCCTCCCGGAGGATGACCGGATCCGCCTCGTGTACTCCCCTGGGTGGAGACGGCGGCCCGCGGAGCTACGCGGTCTCGGGGTCTTCCCCCAGGGAACGGCCCGTCCGCGCCTCCCGCTCGGCGGCCTCCTCGCGCGGCACCGGCTGCTCGACCAGGGCGAGCACCCGGGTCGCCATGAAGCGCGCGGTGCGCACCACGGAACCGGACCGGGTGACTTCGCTCACTTCCACGACTCCTCTGCGCACCGCTGTCTCCACTCTCCGCCCGGCGCGGCTCGCCACCACCTCGTACGTGCGTGTCGTGTCACCGGCGTCCACGACTATCTCGACGCGATCACCCTTCATGGACCCAATCCCCCTTCTGCGACGGGTGGTTGGGATTTCGTGCGGTATGGATCCGCCCCGCTCCCGCGCTCCCTGACCACTTTTCAATTCTCCCACCCGGCACTGACAATCGAATCTGC is a genomic window containing:
- a CDS encoding aminoglycoside phosphotransferase family protein, giving the protein MTTSTPILPELRARARTAAHPIGIACVCGAATLADRPDGAVVRHGDTVAKAHGPGTDPADLDRRLAVAAHPALAGVLLPPLHLTASLLHDRPVTFWPYGTPVDPDHPERAPWEAVGTLLARLHTVPEHRLPAGLPAMRGPHKAAAALARLRAAAPGHPAAAPILAAWRTLPPWARAEAPYDHARALCHGDLHLGQLVRRPTAPAGWLLIDIDDLGLGDPAWDLARPAAWFACGLLPAEDWARFLSAYQRAGGAKELSVDDPWPALDAPARALTVQTAALAVAKATRAERVLDEVEEAVVDACARMASVPPQLGPDPAK